The proteins below are encoded in one region of Brachyspira intermedia PWS/A:
- a CDS encoding diguanylate cyclase yields the protein MYRSIIKSIMENRIEVIKKDSTLLEVASLVSKSSNKILAVINDSDKIIGIVNYNELLVNILKNANKKDSKNIFNKEISSFMNKNLIVAHPEDDISVAFDIMKENKIDYLIIINNDNYPIGIVNIYDIYETIIKIRMRSMSIAINEVEKKSSMEKDKVIKKLMKEIDTLHAQSTIDPLTGLFNVRYFNKIIEEEVERAKRYKYSISIIFMDLDHFKDINDIYGHDCGNVVLHEIGRLLSNSSDNINMLRKSDIAIRYGGEEFIVICPNTKKEQAYIVAERIRKTVEKKRFAYESTIINVTVSVGIAEHKGTSKKPIAETIKNADTAMYEAKHLGRNKVILH from the coding sequence ATGTATAGAAGTATTATCAAATCGATAATGGAAAACAGAATCGAAGTCATCAAAAAAGACTCTACTTTGTTAGAGGTGGCTTCTCTTGTCTCTAAATCTTCTAATAAAATATTAGCTGTTATTAATGATTCAGATAAAATAATAGGAATAGTTAATTATAATGAATTATTAGTAAATATATTGAAAAATGCTAATAAAAAAGATTCAAAAAACATATTTAATAAAGAAATATCATCTTTTATGAATAAAAATCTTATAGTAGCACATCCTGAAGATGATATATCAGTAGCATTTGATATAATGAAAGAAAATAAAATAGATTATCTAATAATAATTAATAATGATAATTATCCTATTGGAATAGTCAATATATATGATATATATGAAACTATAATAAAAATAAGAATGCGTAGTATGAGCATTGCAATTAATGAAGTAGAAAAAAAATCTTCTATGGAAAAAGATAAAGTAATAAAAAAATTAATGAAAGAAATTGATACATTGCATGCTCAATCAACCATAGATCCTTTAACAGGATTATTTAATGTAAGATATTTCAATAAAATTATAGAAGAAGAAGTAGAAAGAGCTAAGAGATATAAATACAGCATATCTATCATATTTATGGATCTTGACCATTTCAAAGATATTAATGATATATACGGTCATGATTGTGGAAATGTAGTTCTTCATGAAATAGGAAGATTACTTAGCAATAGTTCTGATAATATTAATATGCTTAGAAAAAGTGATATAGCTATACGTTATGGCGGTGAAGAATTTATTGTTATATGCCCTAATACTAAAAAAGAACAAGCTTATATAGTGGCAGAAAGAATAAGAAAAACAGTAGAAAAGAAAAGATTTGCTTATGAATCCACTATTATAAATGTTACTGTAAGTGTAGGAATTGCTGAACATAAGGGAACGTCTAAAAAGCCTATAGCTGAAACTATAAAAAATGCCGACACTGCAATGTATGAAGCTAAACATCTTGGAAGAAACAAAGTAATACTACATTAA
- a CDS encoding UDP-N-acetylglucosamine--N-acetylmuramyl-(pentapeptide) pyrophosphoryl-undecaprenol N-acetylglucosamine transferase, translated as MNVILCGGGTAGHITPAISIYDYMKKEGHKPRLVVAQKDYPLIPSNYDFNTININSPGNFFKKIIFMLKFIPALMKSYNIISRHKPDCVIGMGGFVSFPMLYAAKTKNIPIFLCEQNSIPGKVNRIFYKNAKRAYLTFSKTLEFMPNGKVFGNPVRNDFFVVHRESARSVMKLKEDDKLLVVMGGSQGALKLNELFFECIKDIKAKVNNLYIVWLAGPKWANDIIAKVNSAKFENVFVHSYYKDMANLLHAADFVISRAGSSSISEILAVNVPSLLVPFPYATDNHQYFNALDLLNKDMAYLIEESDLDKEKLENVIVNNLNNEERLKK; from the coding sequence ATGAATGTAATTTTATGCGGCGGCGGAACTGCCGGACATATAACTCCTGCTATTTCTATATATGATTATATGAAAAAAGAAGGACATAAACCTAGACTTGTTGTTGCTCAAAAGGATTATCCTTTGATACCGAGCAATTATGATTTTAATACTATAAATATTAATTCTCCAGGTAATTTTTTCAAGAAAATAATATTTATGTTAAAATTTATACCGGCTTTGATGAAATCATATAATATAATTAGTAGACATAAGCCTGATTGTGTAATAGGTATGGGAGGATTTGTATCATTTCCTATGCTTTATGCTGCAAAAACTAAAAACATACCTATATTTTTATGCGAGCAGAATTCTATTCCTGGTAAGGTTAATAGAATATTTTATAAAAATGCCAAAAGAGCATATTTAACTTTTTCAAAAACTTTAGAGTTTATGCCTAATGGAAAAGTGTTTGGTAATCCTGTAAGAAACGATTTCTTTGTGGTTCATAGAGAAAGTGCTAGAAGTGTTATGAAATTAAAAGAAGATGATAAGCTTTTAGTTGTTATGGGAGGTTCTCAGGGTGCTTTAAAACTTAATGAATTATTTTTTGAATGCATAAAAGATATAAAAGCTAAGGTTAATAATTTATATATAGTATGGCTTGCTGGTCCTAAATGGGCTAATGATATAATTGCTAAAGTAAATAGTGCTAAATTTGAAAATGTTTTTGTGCATAGTTATTATAAAGATATGGCAAATTTACTTCATGCTGCGGATTTTGTTATATCTAGAGCTGGAAGCAGTTCTATCAGTGAGATATTAGCTGTTAATGTTCCTTCATTGTTAGTACCTTTTCCTTATGCGACAGATAATCATCAGTATTTTAATGCTTTAGACTTGCTTAATAAGGATATGGCATATTTGATAGAGGAATCTGATTTGGATAAAGAAAAGTTAGAAAATGTTATTGTGAATAATTTAAATAATGAAGAGAGATTAAAAAAATGA
- a CDS encoding FtsW/RodA/SpoVE family cell cycle protein, which yields MISRKLFPDKYLLIIYIALLVAGLVSIYGAQTIHEPNTAYFSNHLKLLSFMLVFTIIIMIVPDFFTVLDKMVPLILLFTLILLVLVYFFGITVAGSYAKRWLLLPFGITIQPSEIAKITCSIYFASVLSKKGEKLIDIKRGLFPPLSILIIVSGLILIEPDSGTALLFSIVGFAIFFYGGIPLRSILLSGLLLLILFLIFIFNTPYMRSRVVSFLDPQSQPEEEVYQIRRAKLAFNYGGVTGIPDEYIADVSTHLPAALTDFIYASVSQRYGLVGNVIILLLFLSFTIRGFIISSRTKDLFLKNLSFAITMFISVQAYLNIMVATLMLPTTGMTLPIISYGRNALVVNMIMVGILLKITQRREQ from the coding sequence ATGATAAGCAGAAAATTGTTTCCTGATAAATATTTATTGATAATATATATAGCTTTGCTTGTAGCAGGGCTAGTTTCTATATATGGGGCGCAAACTATACATGAGCCTAATACGGCATATTTTTCTAATCATTTGAAATTATTATCATTTATGCTTGTTTTCACTATTATTATTATGATAGTCCCGGATTTCTTTACGGTTTTGGATAAAATGGTGCCTCTTATTCTGCTTTTTACTTTAATACTTCTTGTTTTAGTATATTTTTTTGGTATAACGGTTGCTGGGAGTTATGCAAAAAGATGGCTTCTTCTTCCTTTTGGAATTACTATACAGCCTTCAGAAATCGCTAAAATAACATGCAGTATATATTTTGCTAGTGTTTTGAGTAAAAAAGGTGAGAAGTTAATAGATATTAAAAGAGGATTATTTCCGCCTCTATCTATTTTGATAATTGTTTCAGGACTTATTTTAATAGAGCCGGATTCTGGTACTGCACTTTTATTTTCTATAGTTGGTTTTGCTATATTCTTTTATGGAGGCATACCTTTAAGATCAATATTACTTTCAGGTCTTTTATTATTAATTCTTTTTCTTATTTTTATTTTCAATACACCTTATATGAGGAGCAGAGTTGTATCATTTTTAGATCCTCAAAGTCAGCCTGAAGAAGAGGTTTATCAAATTAGAAGGGCTAAGTTGGCATTTAATTATGGAGGAGTTACAGGAATTCCTGATGAATATATAGCCGATGTTAGTACTCATTTGCCTGCTGCTTTAACAGACTTTATATATGCTTCTGTATCTCAAAGATATGGATTAGTAGGGAATGTTATTATATTGCTTTTATTTTTATCATTTACTATTAGGGGATTTATAATATCGTCGCGTACTAAAGATCTGTTTTTAAAAAATCTTTCATTTGCTATTACAATGTTTATTAGTGTGCAGGCATATTTAAATATAATGGTGGCTACACTTATGCTGCCTACTACTGGTATGACACTTCCTATCATTAGTTATGGTAGAAATGCTTTAGTTGTTAATATGATAATGGTAGGTATCTTATTAAAAATAACTCAAAGGAGAGAACAATGA